One window from the genome of Acinetobacter sp. LoGeW2-3 encodes:
- a CDS encoding antibiotic biosynthesis monooxygenase family protein, translating to MRYVVIFKAKIKHLDQSYFVTAQSLREKALSQFHCQQFEALTENNQEVALSYWNSLEDIQAWHRDAEHQVAQQLGKNSWYTYFSVDVCKVLRRYDASIN from the coding sequence ATGCGCTATGTCGTAATTTTTAAAGCGAAGATTAAACACTTAGATCAGTCTTATTTTGTCACTGCTCAAAGCCTACGAGAAAAGGCCCTTTCTCAATTTCATTGTCAGCAGTTTGAAGCTTTAACTGAAAATAATCAGGAAGTAGCTCTTTCCTACTGGAACAGTCTTGAGGATATTCAAGCTTGGCATCGCGATGCTGAACATCAGGTAGCACAACAACTGGGCAAGAACAGCTGGTATACGTATTTCAGTGTTGATGTTTGTAAAGTGTTACGCCGTTACGATGCCTCAATCAACTAG
- a CDS encoding ribonuclease I translates to MNSMNSRRVSVWLSACLAAGGSFPVLAAPTGYIMDVQMVPAVCSLYPELAKKRKCLEGYSLNISGLFPETSQQDCSTHTSSALPPLQAKVVARVMPDEASRARLWQNIGGCIPMSASQYFRTIINYADRLKVPQELTDQENMVMSLDTLRAKFLKINPQLPASGIRFNCQSNRHASLLTAVKVCYRSNGQYKQCPGNVINTCPQSITIKGTY, encoded by the coding sequence ATGAATTCAATGAATAGTCGTCGAGTATCAGTATGGCTTTCCGCTTGTTTAGCAGCAGGGGGAAGCTTTCCTGTGCTTGCAGCACCGACGGGCTATATCATGGATGTGCAGATGGTGCCTGCGGTTTGCAGTCTGTATCCTGAGTTAGCGAAAAAACGAAAATGTCTGGAAGGCTATTCCTTGAATATCTCCGGTTTGTTCCCGGAAACCAGTCAACAGGATTGCAGCACGCATACCTCATCCGCACTTCCACCGCTACAAGCCAAGGTGGTCGCCCGGGTTATGCCTGATGAGGCATCACGAGCACGCTTATGGCAGAACATTGGTGGCTGTATTCCGATGAGTGCCAGCCAGTATTTTCGGACCATTATTAACTATGCAGATCGTCTGAAAGTACCGCAGGAACTGACTGATCAAGAAAACATGGTCATGTCGCTGGATACCTTGCGTGCAAAATTCCTGAAGATTAATCCGCAGTTACCTGCCAGTGGCATCCGGTTTAACTGTCAGAGCAATCGTCATGCCAGCCTACTGACTGCAGTTAAAGTTTGCTATCGCAGCAATGGGCAGTATAAGCAATGTCCGGGTAATGTGATCAATACCTGCCCTCAAAGCATCACAATTAAAGGCACATACTGA
- a CDS encoding malate dehydrogenase, whose product MKQPVRVAVTGAAGQIGYSLLFRIASGEMLGKDQPVILQLLEIPVEKAQQALKGVMMELDDCAFPLLAGMIGTDDPKVAFKDADYALLVGSRPRGPGMERADLLKVNGEIFIGQGKALNEVASRDVKVLVVGNPANTNAYIAMKSAADLPAKNFTAMLRLDHNRALTQLAQKAGVAVSDIKTMTVWGNHSPTMYADYRFATVNGESLKDKINDAAWNKDVFLPTVGKRGAAIIEARGLSSAASAANAAIDHMRDWALGTNGEWVTMGIPSDGSYGIPEGVMFGFPVTCENGEYKIVQGLEIDEFSRERINVTLNELEEERAAIADMLK is encoded by the coding sequence ATGAAGCAACCTGTTCGCGTTGCCGTTACTGGCGCTGCTGGTCAAATTGGTTACAGCCTATTATTCCGTATCGCTAGCGGTGAAATGTTGGGTAAAGACCAACCAGTTATTCTTCAATTATTAGAAATTCCTGTTGAGAAAGCTCAACAAGCGCTTAAAGGCGTGATGATGGAACTTGACGACTGTGCATTCCCACTTTTAGCGGGCATGATCGGTACTGATGATCCTAAAGTTGCGTTTAAAGATGCTGATTACGCGCTTCTAGTTGGTTCACGTCCACGTGGTCCAGGTATGGAACGTGCTGACCTTCTTAAAGTAAACGGTGAAATTTTCATCGGTCAAGGTAAAGCACTGAACGAAGTTGCTAGCCGTGACGTTAAAGTTCTTGTTGTAGGTAACCCTGCAAACACTAACGCTTACATCGCTATGAAATCTGCTGCAGACCTTCCTGCGAAAAACTTCACAGCAATGTTACGTCTTGACCACAACCGTGCGTTAACTCAACTTGCTCAAAAAGCAGGTGTTGCAGTTTCTGACATCAAAACAATGACAGTTTGGGGTAACCACTCTCCAACTATGTATGCTGACTACCGTTTTGCAACTGTAAACGGCGAAAGCTTAAAAGACAAAATCAACGATGCTGCTTGGAACAAAGACGTGTTCCTTCCAACTGTTGGTAAACGTGGTGCTGCGATCATCGAAGCACGTGGTTTGTCTTCTGCTGCTTCTGCTGCAAACGCTGCAATCGACCATATGCGCGATTGGGCTCTTGGCACAAACGGCGAATGGGTAACTATGGGTATCCCTTCTGACGGTTCTTACGGTATTCCTGAAGGCGTAATGTTCGGTTTCCCTGTAACTTGCGAAAATGGCGAGTACAAAATCGTTCAAGGTCTTGAAATCGACGAGTTCAGCCGTGAACGTATCAACGTTACATTGAACGAACTTGAAGAAGAACGTGCAGCAATTGCTGACATGCTTAAATAA
- the miaB gene encoding tRNA (N6-isopentenyl adenosine(37)-C2)-methylthiotransferase MiaB, translating into MTVQTFIPNSAPAASENTVTQPAHTPASDAAVKKLYIETQGCQMNEYDSHRMADLLGDSHGYVLTTDPKEADILLMNTCSIREKAQEKVFSELGRWRKLKEKNPDLIIGVGGCVASQEGDNIQKRANYVDMIFGPQTLHRLPQMLDQHFEQVEKPKKDKIKLVDISFPDIEKFDFLPEPRVEGYKAFVSIMEGCSKYCSFCVVPYTRGEEVSRPLDDVLAEIAGLAEKGVREISLLGQNVNGYRGETFDGKICTFADLLRLVAEIPGIGRLRYTTSHPLEFNDDLIQCYRDLPQMVSHLHLPVQSGSNDVLQAMKRNHTIDVYIEKISKLRKVRPDMHLSSDFIIGFPGETDENFEETYQFIKDMDFDHSYSFVYSKRPGTPAAELEDTTPEQVKKERLAKVQKWIKQSSIEKTDAMLGTIQRVLIEKVSDKDPNVLVGTADNTRYVTFIGDPAWVGRFAEIEITEIKTLNLVYGELLNLEPDVA; encoded by the coding sequence ATGACGGTTCAAACCTTCATTCCGAATAGTGCCCCAGCTGCCTCAGAAAACACTGTTACCCAGCCAGCGCACACCCCAGCCAGCGATGCTGCAGTCAAGAAACTGTACATTGAAACGCAAGGGTGTCAGATGAATGAGTATGACAGTCATCGTATGGCAGATCTGTTGGGCGACTCACATGGTTATGTGCTGACTACTGATCCTAAAGAAGCAGATATTCTATTGATGAATACTTGCTCAATTCGTGAAAAAGCACAAGAAAAAGTATTCTCTGAATTGGGACGCTGGCGCAAGCTAAAAGAAAAGAATCCAGACCTGATTATTGGTGTCGGTGGCTGTGTTGCTTCTCAGGAAGGTGACAATATCCAGAAGCGTGCCAATTATGTGGATATGATTTTTGGACCACAAACCCTGCACCGTTTACCACAAATGCTGGATCAGCATTTTGAGCAAGTAGAAAAACCAAAGAAAGATAAGATTAAATTAGTTGATATTTCCTTCCCGGATATCGAGAAATTTGACTTCCTGCCTGAACCACGTGTAGAAGGCTACAAAGCCTTTGTCTCAATCATGGAAGGCTGTTCAAAATACTGTTCATTCTGTGTGGTGCCCTATACCCGTGGTGAAGAAGTATCACGTCCGCTGGATGACGTACTGGCAGAAATTGCTGGCTTAGCTGAAAAAGGTGTACGCGAGATTTCCCTATTGGGTCAGAACGTAAATGGTTATCGTGGTGAAACCTTCGATGGCAAGATCTGTACTTTTGCTGATCTGTTACGTTTGGTTGCAGAAATTCCGGGCATTGGTCGCCTACGTTATACCACTTCACATCCACTCGAATTCAACGATGATCTGATCCAATGCTACCGTGACCTGCCACAAATGGTGTCACATCTGCATTTACCGGTTCAAAGTGGTTCTAATGATGTGCTTCAAGCGATGAAGCGTAACCATACCATCGATGTCTATATCGAGAAGATTTCCAAACTGCGTAAAGTTCGACCGGATATGCACCTCTCTTCAGATTTCATTATTGGTTTCCCGGGTGAAACTGATGAGAACTTTGAAGAAACTTATCAATTCATCAAAGATATGGACTTTGACCATTCTTATAGCTTCGTTTATTCAAAACGTCCGGGTACACCTGCAGCAGAACTGGAAGACACCACGCCTGAACAGGTAAAAAAAGAACGCCTGGCCAAAGTTCAAAAATGGATCAAGCAATCCAGTATTGAAAAAACAGATGCCATGCTCGGAACCATCCAACGTGTACTTATTGAAAAAGTTTCTGACAAAGATCCAAATGTCCTGGTAGGCACCGCAGATAACACGCGTTATGTGACATTTATCGGGGATCCAGCGTGGGTTGGACGTTTTGCCGAGATCGAAATCACTGAAATAAAAACACTCAATTTAGTTTACGGTGAACTATTGAATCTTGAGCCTGACGTGGCGTAA
- a CDS encoding lytic transglycosylase domain-containing protein — protein MIEVKLMLKQIISTYKYSRLFTVGIACLGSVGVQAAEEQFNDALSAANAGNIELLQQYRAAMQNDALGYYPEYWILNQNLAMQPASQIINFAQRYPQSAMAEKLAADYVEEKVKQADFETAQPVLQYVTNPDQAESCAIAQVRAKSGDPLVYAEYKDVWLTTNSQPESCTGLGRMMLSSPLLTTEDRQQRLWAQLRAGQSGQAIATAQSIGINITLAQLNSIQANPTAYLWTAPKATTADHAYLVYAMGRLADSDLNTAFSSVRRTAEGTPEQIQKALYRVVGYIGGTTVMKNNFNREVLNYLDLSYGLPFSPEEAEIYARQAIRFSAWESLIRAIDAMSVTQKQEDRWQYWLARASEQRSDRASKKAAEDIYRKLATGDDYHNLLARDRLGQLTLGAPKSAEPSAQAMQRLNQDIHFRRAFALRNINASATYVNREWNWAVRQAYLKHDDDLLLAAAKRAHDIGWHDRAIYAADRTVNKHNYDYRFPMPYRNYVVSHSQNASIDPAWAYGLMRQESRFNTVARSHVGAGGLMQIMPDTAKLVARQMGETYNPAALSDMNTNVRYGTFYLSTIQRQLSNSPVLATAGYNAGPNRARRWQPDFQNIAADQYTETIPLLETRDYVKHVMTNATYYGILLGQGAQSIGKRMQAIPLRSTQ, from the coding sequence ATGATAGAAGTTAAATTAATGTTGAAACAGATTATAAGTACATATAAATATTCAAGATTATTCACTGTAGGGATAGCTTGCCTGGGTTCAGTGGGCGTGCAAGCTGCCGAAGAGCAATTTAATGACGCATTAAGTGCGGCGAATGCTGGAAATATTGAATTATTACAACAGTATCGTGCGGCCATGCAAAATGATGCCTTGGGTTACTATCCGGAATACTGGATTTTGAACCAAAATTTGGCCATGCAGCCAGCCAGTCAGATTATTAATTTTGCCCAGCGTTACCCGCAATCTGCCATGGCGGAAAAACTGGCGGCAGATTATGTTGAAGAAAAAGTAAAACAGGCAGATTTTGAGACTGCACAGCCAGTGCTGCAGTATGTGACCAATCCAGATCAGGCGGAAAGCTGCGCGATTGCGCAAGTGCGTGCCAAAAGTGGCGATCCTCTGGTTTATGCGGAATATAAAGATGTTTGGCTTACCACGAATTCTCAACCGGAATCTTGTACTGGTCTAGGACGCATGATGCTGTCTAGCCCATTATTAACTACGGAAGACCGCCAGCAACGTCTATGGGCACAATTGCGTGCAGGTCAGTCAGGACAGGCAATTGCAACTGCACAAAGTATTGGCATCAATATTACTTTGGCGCAGCTGAACAGTATTCAAGCCAATCCAACTGCCTATTTATGGACGGCGCCGAAAGCGACCACAGCTGATCATGCTTATCTGGTCTATGCCATGGGTCGACTGGCAGATAGCGATCTAAATACAGCATTTTCGAGCGTACGACGTACCGCCGAAGGTACACCTGAACAGATCCAAAAAGCCTTGTACCGTGTAGTGGGCTATATCGGTGGCACCACGGTCATGAAAAATAACTTTAACCGTGAAGTATTGAATTATCTGGACCTGAGTTATGGCTTGCCATTCAGTCCGGAAGAAGCTGAAATCTATGCGCGTCAAGCCATTCGATTCAGTGCCTGGGAAAGCCTGATTCGTGCCATTGATGCCATGAGTGTGACGCAGAAACAGGAAGACCGCTGGCAATACTGGCTGGCACGCGCGAGTGAACAGCGCTCAGATCGAGCATCAAAAAAAGCAGCTGAAGATATCTATCGTAAACTAGCCACTGGTGATGATTATCATAATTTGCTGGCGCGTGACCGTTTAGGACAGTTAACTCTAGGTGCTCCGAAATCAGCAGAGCCTTCAGCTCAGGCGATGCAACGTTTGAATCAGGATATTCATTTCCGTCGTGCTTTTGCCTTGCGCAATATCAATGCCTCAGCTACCTATGTAAACCGTGAATGGAACTGGGCGGTGCGCCAAGCCTACTTGAAACATGATGATGATCTGCTACTTGCGGCAGCAAAACGTGCGCATGATATTGGCTGGCATGACCGTGCTATTTATGCGGCGGATCGTACTGTGAATAAGCACAACTATGATTATCGTTTCCCGATGCCATACCGCAACTATGTGGTCAGCCATAGCCAGAATGCCAGTATTGATCCGGCATGGGCCTATGGTTTGATGCGTCAGGAAAGCCGTTTTAATACTGTGGCACGTTCGCATGTGGGCGCGGGTGGTCTGATGCAGATCATGCCAGATACGGCCAAACTGGTCGCGCGCCAGATGGGCGAAACTTATAACCCGGCAGCGCTCAGCGACATGAATACCAATGTTCGTTATGGCACTTTCTATTTATCTACGATTCAGCGTCAGCTGAGCAACAGTCCAGTACTGGCGACTGCAGGCTATAATGCCGGACCGAACCGTGCCCGCCGTTGGCAGCCAGACTTCCAGAATATCGCTGCAGATCAATATACGGAAACCATTCCTTTATTAGAAACACGGGATTATGTGAAACATGTCATGACCAATGCCACGTATTACGGCATTTTGTTAGGGCAGGGAGCTCAATCGATTGGGAAGCGTATGCAGGCAATTCCGCTACGTAGCACACAATAA
- a CDS encoding energy transducer TonB, producing MPLVKSWWKDPVFSSAVVIAAVLHVMILMLQFGMPSEQDTSTKEIAVSLRISNDKIEHADFLAQTDQQGSGQFREAHRMSSDVPLPMPDQTAGKEESHQNSSDMLQQKQELSFEEKVLMTTMSWQKQAEENQRKKRQEELNSQFQAKAAMVASLEAQYTQRQKNFSRQQKIKTVDGIQAKQDESAAYLEKFRQKVEFYGNRFYPDSARVQHLAGDVRLMVILNQNGGIRAIRLLESSGHTVLDEAAKMSLRKAAPFGAFDAKMKDISELRIIRTWRFDPAEAEFEVR from the coding sequence ATGCCGTTGGTTAAATCATGGTGGAAAGATCCTGTTTTTAGCAGTGCTGTAGTTATTGCTGCAGTATTGCATGTCATGATTTTAATGCTGCAGTTTGGTATGCCGTCAGAACAGGATACTTCAACCAAGGAAATCGCGGTCAGTCTGCGAATTAGCAATGATAAAATCGAACATGCCGATTTTCTGGCTCAAACGGATCAGCAGGGTTCTGGTCAGTTCCGTGAAGCACATCGTATGTCCAGCGATGTTCCATTGCCAATGCCGGATCAAACCGCGGGGAAAGAAGAATCACATCAGAACAGCTCAGACATGCTGCAGCAAAAGCAGGAGTTGAGCTTTGAAGAAAAAGTCCTGATGACAACGATGAGTTGGCAAAAACAGGCAGAAGAAAACCAGCGCAAGAAACGTCAGGAAGAACTGAATAGCCAGTTTCAAGCCAAGGCTGCCATGGTCGCTAGTCTGGAAGCTCAATATACACAGCGCCAGAAAAACTTTAGCCGTCAGCAGAAAATCAAGACAGTGGATGGTATTCAGGCTAAGCAAGATGAATCCGCCGCATATTTAGAAAAATTCCGTCAAAAAGTCGAATTTTATGGCAACCGTTTTTATCCAGATTCCGCACGGGTACAGCACTTGGCGGGTGATGTCCGCCTTATGGTGATTCTGAATCAGAATGGAGGCATTCGTGCCATTCGCTTGCTGGAGTCTTCTGGACATACGGTGCTGGATGAGGCAGCGAAAATGTCATTGCGTAAGGCTGCGCCGTTTGGTGCCTTTGATGCCAAAATGAAAGATATTTCAGAATTACGAATTATCCGAACCTGGCGTTTTGATCCGGCTGAAGCAGAATTTGAAGTACGCTAG
- the ybeY gene encoding rRNA maturation RNase YbeY translates to MKLSLSLQQDFQAPELVIKRAYIKKVVETALRHIGTQSDCEIGIACVDNDESHKLNLEYRGKDKPTNVLSFPSDLPDEMAEVLDAFPIGDLVICIPVVLREAVEQGKAPLTHFTHMLVHGTLHLMGYDHETSDEDAEEMEALEIEILAKLGFENPYLERD, encoded by the coding sequence TTGAAACTTAGTCTTAGTCTGCAACAGGATTTTCAGGCACCTGAACTCGTCATTAAGCGTGCCTATATCAAGAAAGTTGTAGAAACTGCTTTACGTCATATCGGTACGCAAAGCGACTGTGAAATTGGCATTGCCTGTGTGGACAATGATGAAAGTCATAAGCTGAATCTGGAATATCGCGGTAAGGACAAACCGACTAATGTTCTGTCTTTCCCAAGTGATCTTCCAGATGAAATGGCAGAAGTTTTGGACGCCTTCCCGATCGGGGATTTGGTGATCTGTATTCCAGTGGTATTGCGTGAAGCAGTTGAACAAGGCAAAGCGCCTTTAACACATTTCACTCATATGCTGGTTCATGGCACCTTGCATCTGATGGGCTATGATCATGAAACTTCAGATGAAGATGCAGAAGAAATGGAAGCATTAGAAATCGAGATTCTGGCGAAACTTGGTTTTGAAAATCCCTATTTGGAAAGAGATTAA
- a CDS encoding DUF2789 family protein — MVLEQQVTLELLFEQLGLPADEASIDEFTKNHQLPSEVILPDADFWNEGQSAFLREHWHQDDEWIVIIDKLNQLLHVESDKEGPESN, encoded by the coding sequence ATGGTATTGGAACAGCAAGTTACTTTAGAATTATTATTTGAGCAATTAGGTTTGCCAGCTGATGAAGCATCAATTGATGAATTTACCAAAAATCATCAGCTACCATCAGAAGTGATTTTGCCGGATGCAGATTTCTGGAATGAAGGGCAAAGTGCTTTTCTTCGCGAACACTGGCATCAGGATGATGAATGGATCGTAATCATTGATAAACTGAATCAGCTTTTACATGTCGAAAGTGATAAAGAAGGTCCTGAAAGCAATTAG
- a CDS encoding 2OG-Fe(II) oxygenase has product MEAVQLPASWSVDQILDDLDQHGFSIIDNAYDLTYVEQLIAECTDNLARFRDAAIQNGVVSNIRSDHILWLTEDLKISNQHVQTLHALGQELNRAFFLGIKDVEAHFAYYNAGEFYALHRDNPQGKNGRMISAVYYLHDQWQDDWGGELHLQDKNDQWHTLQPKPNRIAIFQSDLLHEVVKAKHQRLSITAWLRSDASLI; this is encoded by the coding sequence ATGGAAGCAGTTCAACTCCCAGCGTCATGGTCAGTTGATCAGATTCTTGATGATCTGGATCAACACGGTTTTAGTATTATCGACAATGCTTATGATCTGACCTATGTTGAACAGCTTATTGCTGAATGTACTGACAATTTAGCCCGCTTTCGCGATGCCGCTATTCAAAATGGCGTGGTCAGCAATATCCGCAGTGATCATATCCTGTGGCTGACCGAAGACCTAAAAATTTCCAACCAACATGTGCAAACTTTACACGCGCTTGGTCAGGAACTGAATCGTGCTTTTTTTCTTGGCATTAAAGATGTGGAAGCGCATTTTGCCTACTATAACGCTGGCGAATTCTATGCCCTGCATCGTGACAATCCGCAAGGCAAAAATGGCCGTATGATCTCCGCAGTCTATTACTTACATGATCAATGGCAGGATGACTGGGGTGGCGAATTACATCTACAGGATAAAAATGATCAGTGGCATACCTTACAGCCAAAACCGAATCGGATTGCCATATTCCAGAGCGATTTGCTGCATGAAGTGGTCAAAGCTAAACATCAACGCCTGTCGATTACGGCTTGGCTCCGTTCTGATGCCAGTCTGATCTAA
- a CDS encoding DUF2789 family protein: MLGKNQPSLEMLFSQLGLANSPAAIELYVRTHQLPKGMSLHDAHFWNKAQRSLLISHLVQDDEWAIWVDELNQQLHLDADRRRLA, from the coding sequence ATGCTCGGGAAGAACCAACCATCCTTAGAAATGTTATTTTCTCAACTCGGCTTGGCTAACAGTCCGGCGGCAATTGAGCTTTATGTCCGCACTCATCAGTTACCCAAGGGAATGTCACTGCATGATGCCCATTTTTGGAATAAAGCACAGCGTTCACTCTTAATTAGCCATTTGGTACAAGATGATGAGTGGGCAATTTGGGTCGATGAACTGAATCAACAACTGCATCTGGATGCGGATCGCCGTCGATTGGCTTAA
- a CDS encoding DUF2789 family protein, with amino-acid sequence MLEQRPTMEVFFEQLGLDSSPEAIDEFIKTHQIGMDVPLHKAPFWTKNQHDFLIGHWKEDDDWAIFVDVLNEQLHIEAEGSGSCDMPTSKNT; translated from the coding sequence ATGTTAGAGCAGCGACCTACCATGGAAGTATTCTTTGAGCAACTCGGTCTGGACTCAAGCCCGGAAGCTATCGATGAATTTATCAAAACTCATCAGATTGGGATGGATGTTCCATTACATAAAGCACCTTTCTGGACTAAGAACCAACATGATTTTCTAATTGGACATTGGAAAGAAGATGATGACTGGGCCATTTTTGTCGATGTGTTGAATGAACAGTTACATATAGAAGCAGAAGGTTCAGGTTCTTGTGATATGCCGACTTCCAAAAATACTTAA
- a CDS encoding 23S rRNA (adenine(2030)-N(6))-methyltransferase RlmJ, whose protein sequence is MNYRHHFHAGNFADVMKHVLLLQILSRLNNKDKPYRYIDTHGGAGKYDLSTSEAQKSGEFLNGIHRLIKLDDSIKRNAPEGVQQYLKIVEKMRENFGKGAYPGSPWFALEGMRDIDKATIFEMQRDVFQQLDQNIFDKRAGLHERDAYEGLLAVIPPKEKRGLVMIDPPYEVERKDFPQLVELIAAAYKKWPTGVFAVWYPIKDRAMIERFEKKMFKTGIRRQLICEVCVWPDDTPVGLNGCGLLVINPPWKFSEDADEALQWLFPHLRMQENGGHAAVRWLVGE, encoded by the coding sequence ATGAATTATCGTCACCACTTCCATGCAGGCAACTTTGCCGATGTCATGAAGCACGTTTTATTGCTTCAGATTTTGTCTCGCCTTAATAATAAAGATAAGCCATATCGTTATATTGATACGCATGGCGGCGCAGGTAAATATGACTTATCGACTTCAGAAGCGCAGAAGTCTGGTGAATTCTTAAACGGTATTCATCGCCTGATTAAACTGGATGATTCAATCAAGCGTAATGCCCCTGAAGGCGTTCAACAATATTTAAAGATTGTTGAAAAAATGCGTGAAAATTTTGGTAAAGGTGCATATCCAGGTTCACCTTGGTTTGCCCTTGAAGGCATGCGCGACATCGACAAAGCCACCATTTTTGAAATGCAGCGTGATGTATTCCAGCAGCTTGATCAGAATATTTTTGACAAGCGTGCCGGTCTGCATGAACGTGATGCTTATGAAGGTTTGCTTGCAGTCATTCCACCGAAAGAAAAACGTGGTCTGGTGATGATTGATCCGCCATATGAAGTGGAACGTAAAGATTTCCCTCAATTGGTCGAGCTCATTGCAGCGGCTTATAAAAAATGGCCGACAGGCGTATTCGCAGTTTGGTATCCAATTAAAGACCGTGCCATGATTGAGCGTTTCGAGAAGAAAATGTTCAAGACTGGTATTCGCCGTCAGCTGATCTGTGAAGTATGTGTATGGCCAGACGACACACCAGTTGGTCTGAATGGTTGTGGTTTATTGGTGATTAATCCACCTTGGAAATTCTCTGAAGATGCTGATGAAGCATTGCAATGGTTATTCCCGCATTTACGTATGCAAGAAAACGGTGGTCACGCCGCAGTTCGCTGGTTAGTTGGCGAATAA
- a CDS encoding PhoH family protein, translated as MTAAIRRTVAFPGISMDRLQSMLGAYNGHLKQIEQRLDVKVSHRGDSFFVDGEIDAVERAELLLQRLHEESEHSGQISADTLHLMIQGSQTDRELQEDLHGQEHTGLDNVWLQTRKGRINPRGANQKRYVQRILQSDISFGIGPAGTGKTYLAVAAAVDMLERNEIQRILLVRPAVEAGEKLGFLPGDLSQKIDPYLRPLYDALYEMLGFEKVAKLIERQIIEVAPLAYMRGRTLNHSFVILDEAQNTTPEQMKMFLTRLGFGSRAVITGDVTQVDLPRGQQSGLAHSLRVLENVKEIHITRFHSRDVVRHQLVQKIVEAYEGWDSEQQRLSAEVRAERKARQEALIAENDAAADAQH; from the coding sequence TTGACAGCAGCGATTCGACGTACCGTAGCTTTTCCTGGAATTTCAATGGACCGTTTACAGAGCATGCTCGGTGCTTATAACGGTCATTTGAAGCAAATTGAACAACGTTTAGACGTCAAAGTTTCCCATCGAGGTGATAGCTTCTTTGTAGATGGTGAAATCGATGCCGTTGAGAGAGCGGAGTTGCTCCTGCAGCGGCTCCATGAAGAATCTGAACATAGTGGCCAGATCAGTGCAGATACACTGCACTTAATGATTCAAGGCAGCCAGACCGACCGTGAATTGCAGGAAGACCTGCATGGTCAGGAACATACTGGTCTGGACAATGTTTGGCTACAGACGCGCAAAGGTCGTATCAATCCACGTGGTGCTAACCAGAAACGTTATGTGCAGCGCATTCTGCAAAGCGATATTTCTTTTGGTATTGGCCCTGCCGGTACAGGTAAAACCTATCTTGCTGTAGCCGCTGCGGTGGATATGCTGGAACGTAATGAGATTCAGCGTATTCTCTTGGTTCGTCCTGCAGTAGAAGCTGGTGAGAAACTTGGCTTCCTGCCGGGTGACCTGTCACAAAAAATCGACCCATACTTACGTCCGCTTTACGATGCCCTGTATGAAATGCTCGGTTTTGAAAAAGTCGCTAAATTGATCGAACGTCAGATCATTGAAGTTGCGCCTCTAGCCTACATGCGGGGTCGTACCTTGAATCACTCTTTTGTGATTCTGGACGAAGCACAGAACACGACTCCTGAACAGATGAAGATGTTCCTAACCCGTCTCGGCTTTGGCTCTCGTGCAGTGATTACCGGTGACGTAACTCAGGTCGATTTGCCACGCGGTCAGCAATCTGGTTTGGCGCATTCGTTGCGTGTACTGGAAAATGTGAAAGAAATTCATATCACCCGTTTCCATTCACGTGATGTAGTACGTCATCAGCTGGTTCAGAAGATTGTTGAAGCTTATGAAGGCTGGGACAGTGAGCAGCAACGTTTAAGTGCCGAAGTACGTGCTGAGCGCAAGGCGCGTCAGGAAGCCTTAATCGCTGAAAATGATGCGGCAGCTGATGCCCAGCATTAA